CATCATTAAGCACCGACAGGGACATCGGCTCGAATTCCACGGCAATATCGCGGACCTTTTCTACCTCTTTGATCCAGCGGGACGTTGCCCATGCGAACGGGCAGGAAGCGTCGAACCAAAACTTAACTGGGGTAGTCATTATTCCTCCTTGAAATAAGTGCAGTTTGCCCCACCACTGTAAACGCGCTGCTAACCTTGATGCATCACTATTTTCGTTAGCAAAGGAGAATCTAGGCAATGACCTCTGTAAACCTCACGTGGGAGGAAGCAAAAAATCGCTCCCAGATGCTCAACGTTGACCATTACGATGTCACTTTAGACCTTAAGCATTCCGATACCCACTTCCTGTCCACCACTACGGTGCGTTTTAGCACCCAGGAGGCCGGTTCTACCTTCATCGATCTGCGCGCGGACAAGCTGCACGAGGTACGCCTGAATGGAAACCCGCTGCCCACGCAGTCCTATGACCCCACCTACGGCATTCCACTCTCCGGGCTGCAGGTAGCGGACTACACGCTCGAGGTCACCGCTGAGATCCCCTTCTCCCGCACCGGCGAGGGCCTGCACCGCTTCGTGGACCCTGCCGATAACGAGGTCTACCTCTACACCCAGTTTGAAACCGCCGATGCCAAGCGCGTGTTTGCCTGCTTCGACCAGCCGGATCTGAAGGCCACCTACTCCCTGCACTTTAAGGCCCCAGAGGAGTGGACCATTATCACCAATGGCCCGGTCACCCGCGAGGGCGATACCTCCCATTCTGAGATCGACTACCCACTCTCGACCTACCTGGTCGCCCTGTGCGCAGGCCCCTACCACGAGGTCACCGACACTTGGCGCGGCGAGCTGACCGAGCACCCCGAGGGCAAGCCGGCGCAAAAGCTCGAGGTTCCACTCGGTATCTATTGCCGCGCCTCGCTGGCAGATTCCCTCGATGCCGAGCGCCTTTTTACTGAGACCAAGCAGGGCTTCGACTTCTACCACCGCAACTTCGGCTTCCCCTACCCCTTTGGCAAGTACGACCAGATTTTCGTCCCCGAGTTCAACGCCGGTGCGATGGAAAACGCCGGTTGCGTAACCCTCCGCGATGAATACGTCTTTACCTCGCAGGCCACGCACTACAAGTACGAGCGCCGCGCCGATACCGTCCTGCACGAGCTTGCCCACATGTGGTTCGGTGACCTCGTGACCATGCAGTGGTGGAATGACTTGTGGCTCAACGAGTCCTTTGCCACCTGGTCCGCAGCAATCTCGCAGGCGGAAGAAACCGAATACGATACCGCCTGGGTCACCTTCGCCAACGTGGAAAAGTCCTGGGCCTACCAGCAGGATCAGCTACCTACCACCCACCCCATTTCCACCGATGCCAGCGATATCGAAACCGTGGAGCAAAACTTCGACGGTATTACCTACGCCAAGGGCGCCTCGGTGCTCAAGCAGCTGCAGGCCTACGTTGGCCGCGAGAACTTCCTCGCCGGCGTGCGCCGCCACTTCGCCGCCCACGCGTGGGGTAACGCCACCTTCGATGATCTGCTCCGCCACCTCGAAGAGGCATCCGGGCGCGATCTCTCCTTCTGGGCACAGCAATGGCTGAGGACCACTGGTATTAATACCCTGGCGGTTGCCACGGCGGCCGACGATGACGGCACCATCACCCAGGCTCACCTTACCCAACGCGGCGATACCCTGCGCACCCACCGCGTGGCGGTCGGCCTTTACAGTACGCAGGACGGCAAGGTCGTGCGCACCGAGCGCCTTGAGATGGACGTGGAGGGCAAATCCACCGAGATCCTAGAGCTGGTCGGCCGCGACCTCAATGACATCGACTTCATCCTGCCCAACGATGACGATCTGACCTACTGCCTCATCGATTTGGACGCAGGTTCCCTGCAATTCCTGCTGGATAATATCGAGAAATTCGACGACCCCATGGCGCGCACCCTCTGCTGGTCCACCGCCTGGGAGATGACCCGCGCCGGCACCATGCGCGCCCGCGACTTCATCCGCTTGGTGGCCCGCGGCATGAAGGCGGAGACCGAGCTAGCCGTCCTCGAGCGCATCGTCTCGCAGGCTTCTACCGCGCTGAAGAACTACGCCGATCCGGCGTGGGCGAAAGACAGCACGGTTTTGGCGCAGGCGCTTGTCGATGGCGCCCGGAGCACCGATGCGCAGCGTTCCATCATCTGCACGCAGGCCCTGTCTCGGATTCGGCTGCACGAGCCGGCCCGGGACTACCTGCACGATCTCCTCGCGGATTCCGATGATGCCGGGCTGCGCTGGTTCGCCGTCGCAGCGCTTGCTGCCGCGGGTGCGCTTGCCGATGCCGAGGCCGCCATCGCCGCCCAGCTCAAGCGCGATAATTCCGCTACCGGCCACTACTCTTCCCTGCGCGCCCGCGCCGCGATTGCCACCGCGGATAATAAGCGCGCGGTATGGGAAGAGATCGTCGCCGGGGATCTCACCAACCGCGAGCTCACCTCCAAGCTGGAGGGCTTAAATTACCCGCACTCCGATGATCTCTTGCCCACCGCGGAATTCTTCGAGGTGGCCGAAAAGATCTGGGATTCCCAGTCCTCCGAGGTGGGCCTGACCACCGTCACCGGGCTATTCCCGTCCTGGGATATCACCCAAGACGGCCTCGATCGCGCCGATGCCTTCCTACAGAAGGATCTGGCAGGCGGCCTGCGCCGCGCGATTACCGAGCAGCGCGACCGCGTGGCCCGCGCCCTGCGCAACCGCGAGGTCGACGCCAACTAAGTGCCTAGTTCTTGCGGAGATTCAGCTCGATGCGCGGGCGCACCTGGATCTCCGTGAGCTGGGTGGTGGGCCCAGCCTCCACGACGGTCCGGATGGCGCGCGCCACCTCCACGGGCGCAATAACCTCGCTCGGGTTGTAGTCCTGCAGGCCCTCCAGCATCGGGGTGTCGGTGGGGCCTGGCGCCACGGTGGAGACGCGGATACCGGGTTCGGAGATACGCAGGGCATCGGCAAGCGCATACAGCGCGTGCTTCGTGGCAGCGTAGACCACATTATCGCCGTAGCTCTTGCGCCCCGCCCCAGAGTTGATGAAGACGACGGTGCCCTCTGCCTTGCGCAGCTGCGGCAAGAGCGCACGGGTGACCTCCGCCGGCGCGTGGACGTTGAGGTCCATGTGGGCGCGCCAATCTTTCGGGGTGGCTTCTTCCACCGAGAACTTCGTGGCGCGCGCCGCGCCGTGCACGAGGACATCGACCCGCTCTAGCTCGGGCAGCTGCATGCCCTCGTCCAAGCCGGCGACCAAGTCGCTGGCAACCGGCGTGATATTCGCGGCCTCTGGCAGCTCTTCGGCGCTGCGACCCAGCGCATACACGTGGTGATCGCGGGCGAGATCCTTGATAATCTCGCGCCCCATGCCCCCGGTGGCACCGGTAACGACGGCGATTTTCTCTGGCACATTCGTGGTATTAGTCATGCCACCCCATCATAGGGAAAATGGATGCTAGCGGTGCGCGGCGTCCGTCCCCGTTCCGAAATGTGGAACGATAAGGAGCTATGGCTACTCCTGCAATCGCGATCGTCGGCATGGGCCCGCGCGGCATCTCTATCCTGGAACGCCTCGCCGCCCGCATGGATGATTCCAGCTCCCCCGTTACCGTTCACCTCATCGATGAGGCCCAGCACGGCGCCGGCCGCGTCTGGGACACCGCCCAAACCAAGACCCTGTGCATGAATACGCGCGCGGGGGCTGTCACGCTTTTTACCGAGCCCGGCGCGACGGTGGATGCCCCGGTGCTCGAGGGGCCGACGCAATACGAGTGGATCCAGCTGCTGCGCGGCGAGGGCGATAAGGTAGCTCCTGCCAAGCGCGAGCTGTTTGCCCAGCACCCTCCGGCCCCGCATGTTGCCACGGAGTACCGCGCGGAGCTGACCGCTACCCGCCCGGAGTCCAACCCCACGCGCGCGTTATACGGCGAATACCTGCGCTGGGTCTATGACGTGGTGCTGGCGCGCTTGCCGGAGAGCATTTCTACGGTCAACCACCACCACCGCGTGGAGACCATCACCGCAGACGGCGCGGCCGATATCCTGCACTTGGACGACGGCTCGCAGGTGCGCGCCGATGCTACGGTCCTAGCCTATGGCTGGATGGCGCCGCGCTTTAATGATGAGGAGCAGCGCTTGGCGGAGTCTGGGCTGCGCTGGATCGCGCCAGGCAACCCCGTGGAACAAGACTACGAAGCCATTCCCGCCAGCGAAGACGTGCTGGTGCGCGGGCTTGGCATGGGCTTTTATGACATCATGGCGCTGACCACCATCGAGCGCGGCGGCAGGTTCGTCGAGGATGCCACCACCCGCTCCGGCCTGCGCTACGAGGCGAGCGGGAAGGAGCCGCGTTTCATCGTCGCCTCCGGCCGCGGTTATCCCTTCCACCCCAAGTCCGAGTACAACGAACTGCCGCCCACGATGCCGCGGCGGCGGTTGCATGGGGTCATCGATAAGCTCCAGGGCGCCGAGGATATCGACTTTGACGCCCAGGTTTGGCCCGCCATCGCGCGCGATAGCTACGAGGCGTATATCACCACGCTGGAACGGGTGAATCCGGAGGCGCTGCTCCGCCCGCGCGAAGAGATCCTCGCGGTCATCGATGCCACCGCGCCGGATGATCTCGGCGCCGCCCTCGCTCCCTTGGTCACCCTGCCGTGGGATATGACAGATCTTATGTACCAGGTCGCTGGTTTTACCGGCGATATTTCGGCGTTGACCGCCCACATTGCGGATAGCCTGGCGGGTGATATCCAGGAGGCTGCCGCCGGGCACGATTCGCCCATGAAGGCCGCGCTGTGGTCGCTGTCCCAGTCGCGCAAGCCCGCCTCCATCCTGGGCGCGGAAGGCCGCTATACCCGCGAGTCCCGCACAGGCCGCTACGCGCAATTTATGTCCTTTGGGCAGATGGTGGGCTCGGGCCCTCCGCTGTTCCGCGTGCGCCAGCTGCTCGCGCTTGTCGATGCCCACCTGGTCCACTTCCTCGGCGATCACCCCACCCTCGCGATCGAGTCAGACCATTTCACCCTGACTTCTGGCCCGCGCTCGGCATCGGCGCCCACGCTTGTCGATGCCTTCATGCACAAGCCCGATATCCGCGTCGCCGGCGATCCGCTCACCCGTGGATTGCTCGAGGGTGGCCGGGTGCGCCCGTTTGCCGATCACGGGCAGGACACCGGTTCCCCCGAAACCGATGGTGCCACGCGGCGCACCGTCCACCCAGATGGCAGCCTGGATGAACGCCTGCATATCGTGGGCATTCCCACCTATGCGCAGTGGCCGGATACAACGATTTCCCCCATGCCGGGAACGGATCCGCTCATGCTGCAGGAAACCGATAAGACCGCTGGCTCCCTGCTCAAGGTTGCCGGCGGCCACTAAGTACGCGTTTTAGAGCGCGTTTTAAAGGGCGTCGAGCGCCTGCTGTAGATCCGCCAGCAGGTCATCGATGTCCTCGATGCCGATGGAGATGCGCACCATGTCCTCCGGCGGCACCAATTCGGAGCCTTCGGCCGATACGTGGGTCATATTCTGCGGGTGCTCGATGAGCGATTCCACCCCGCCCAGCGATTCCGCCAGGCAAATAAGGCGCGTATTCAAACAAATCTGCTTGGCGTGCTCTGGGTCGTGGAAGCGCACGGACATCATGCCGCCGAACCCACGCATCTGCTGTGCCGCCAGCTCGTGGCCCGGGTGCTCTGCCAATCCCGGGTAGCGCACCTGTTTGACCTCTGGGCAGGCCTGTAAGAATTCCGCCACCTTTTGCGCATTGGCGCAGTGGCGATCCATGCGCACGCCGAGGGTCTTAATGCCACGCGCAGTCAGGTAGGCATCGAAGGGAGAGGCGACCGCGCCCACGTTGCCCTGGAAGTACAGCAGCTGCTCATCCACCTCGGGGTCATTGGTAACTACGGCGCCGCCCAAGACATCGGAATGCCCGCCTAAGTACTTCGTGGTGGAGTGCAGGACGTGGTCCGCACCCAGCGCGAGGGGGTTCTGGAGGTACGGCGTGGCGAAGGTATTATCCACCAGCACCTGCGCATTGCCCTTAACCTTGGCCACCGCCGCAATATCGGTGATATTCAGCGCCGGGTTGGTCGGGGTTTCTAGCCAGATGAGCTTGGTATTGTCCTTTACCGCGGCGGCGACGGCATCGACATCGCAGGTATTGATAATGGACATCTCCACACCCCATTCCGTGAAATCATTAAGCAGGCGGTAGGAACCGCCGTAGGAGTCATTGCCCAAAATGACGTGGTCGCCGGGGCGCACCAAAATGCGCACCATCGTATCGGCGGCGGCCATACCGGTGGCAAAGACACGGGCGTAATCCGCGCCCTCCAGCGCGGCCAAGGTCTTTTCAAGCGAGCGAACCGTCGGGTTGGCCACGCGCCCGTATTCAAAGCCGCCGCGCAGTTGCGCGAGGCCATCCTGGGCGAACGTAGTCGAGGCGTAGATCGGCACGTTGATGGATCCCATGTGCGGATCCGGGTGATATCCAGCGTGAATGGAACGGGATGAAAATCCTTTTGCCAAGTTATGCGCGCTGTGTTCAGTCATGCCTCCCAATCGTAGACTAAGCGGTTCATCCACACCGGCCATTCGGCAATTTATATTCTGCCCTCTCCACGCATTGCCGATTCGGCGCCGTCAGTGAGATTTCAGGATTCTCCTCTAGAATGGGTGCGGTTAGTTTGTGTCCACGATCAAGAAAGAATGATGAGTACGAACCTATTTACCATGGCTCAGGGCGCTGCAGAGAAAAAAGACGATGCAGTAGAGTCCGTATCCAGCTTCTGGAACGACGAGAACGTTCAACTTTGGCTTATCGAGCGGCCCATCCGCATCGGCCTCATTATCATTTTGGCCTTCATTGCGCACTGGGCGCTGCGCCACCTCATCAACCGGCTGGCGAAAAACAGCATTAAGGCCTCCACCCTCAAAAAGCCCAGCCGCACCCGCAGCAGGTCTGGGGAGGACGGCCAACCGGATGACACCCTGCGAGAAACCAGGGAGGCGCGCCGCGCCTCGCGCATCAAGACCCTCGCCGGCGTGGGGCGATCGGCGGTTGCCATCGTGGTCTGGGTTTCGGCTGGCATTGCCATCCTGGATGAATTGGAAGTCAACGTTGCCCCGCTGATCGCTTCTGCCGGTGTTATCGGTGTTGCCCTCGGCTTCGGTGCACAAGAACTGGTCCGAGACTTCCTCTCCGGTATCTTCATGCTCATTGAGGATCAATACGGCATTGGCGATGTCATTGACCTGGGCAACGGCGTCTTTGGCGACGTCGAGTCCATTTCCCTGCGCATTACCACCGTCCGCGATATCGACGGTGCCCTGTGGTACGTCCGCAACGGCGAAATCCTGCAGGTGGCTAACCACTCCGATGAGTACTCCGTTGCCCGCATCCAAATCCCCGTCGGGCTATCCAACGACCCAGAGGTTGCCGGGGAGGTCATCGACAAGGCCGTCAAGGATGCCGTCAAGGACGAAAAGATCCGCAAGATGGTGCTCAGCACCCCGCGCATCGACGGCATGTCCAAGTTCGAGCCGGACTACGTCTCCTTCCGCGTGTCCACCAAGACGCTGCCGGGCCGCCAGTGGGATGTCCAGCGCTTTGTCCAGTCCCGCGTCCTCAACGTCATGCACGCAGAGGGCATCAGCACCCCTTACCCACACGGCATCGGCATTGCCAATCCGCATAAGGGAGACGATGCCTAAATGAATTCCGTTTATGAAGCCATCGGTGGGACCCCTACCTTTGAGCGTCTCGTGCATGGCTTTTATGACCAGGTCAAAGAAGATGACGTGATTGGCCCCATGTACCCGGATCAGGATTGGGAAGGCGCGGAACAGCGCCTTACCTGGTTCCTGATTCAGTACTGGGGCGGTCCCCAACACTTCTCCGAAAACCGCGGCCACCCGCGCCTGCGCATGCGGCATGCAACCTTTCCCATTGATATGGAAGCTCACGACCGCTGGCTCGAGCTGATGGGAAAATCCCTCGATAGTATCGAGGAAGACACCATCCCGCCGGCGTATCGCACCATGATTTGGGACCACATGCAGCGCGTCGCCGCCATGCTCATCAATAGAGCGCCTTAAGTTTCACCTGCTTGTAGCGCTGCCTGTGCAAGGCGTTACAGGCTGTACAAAGAGGCCCGCGCACTTCTACATTAGGTAAGTGCGCGGGCCTCTTTTACTGTGCGCTAGCGCCAAGTTAGCGCTGCCGGATGCTTAGTCTTTCCAGTCGAAAGCCTGGCGTACCGGCTCAGATATCAGCTTGCCGCCGCGGGTCATCACGCCGGAGCGCAAGCCTGGGAAGCGCTCGATCGCGGCATCCAGGTTGTCGTTGGCCACCGCGCGGATATACGGCAGCGTCGCCGAGGCCAAGGCGCGGGCCGAGGTATTGGCCACCGCACCGGGCATATTGGCCACGCAGTAGAAGAGGGTGTCGTGCACCTTGAAGGTCGGCTCGTCGTGGGAGGTCTTGCGCGAGTTCTCGAAGCAGCCGCCTTGGTCGATGGCGACATCGACAAGCACCGCGCCCTCCTTCATCTTCTTCACGGTTTCCTCGCGCACCAGCTTCGGTGCCGCAGCGCCTGGAATCAGGACGGCGCCAATGACGAGATCGGCCTCCTCCAGCTCCTTATCCAGCGTGGATGGGTCAGAAATCAGGGTCCGCACGCCGCCGGCGTACTGGTCATCAAAGCGCTGCAAAACGTGTGGATCCACGTCCAAGACCGTAACCTCCGCGCGCAGGCCGTGCGCCATAGCCACGGCGGACGCGCCTACCTGGCCGCCGCCGATGACCACCACGCGCGCAGGCTGGGTGCCCGGGATGCCAGAAACCAGGAGGCCGCGGCCGCCCTGAGTGGACAGCAGGTGGTGCGAGCCCTCGATGACAGCCAAGCGCCCGGCGACCTGGGACATGGGGGTCAAAAGCGGCAGAGTGCCGCGGCGGTCCGTCACGGTTTCATAGGCAATGGAGGTTGTCTTCGCTTCCGTCAGCGCCTCCGTCAACGGGCGATCCGCCGCCAAGTGGAGGTAGGTAAAGACGGTGAGATCAGAGCGCAGGTACTGGTACTCGGACTCGAGCGGCTCCTTTACCTTCAGCAGAAGCTCGGCCTTGGCCCACGTCTCGTCCGCAGAATCAACGATGGTAGCGCCAGCCTCTACGTATTCCTCATCGGGAAAGGACGCGCCTACGCCCGCGCCCGATTCGATGAATAGCTCGTGCCCATCAGTAACCAAGGTCCGCACCTCGGTTGGGGTGAGGGCGACGCGGCTTTCATTATTCATGATTTCTTTGGGTACAGAAATGCGCACGGAGGTTCTCCTTCATGTGTTGGTTACAGAGGCGAAAATTTACTTCTCGCTGTCAGGTTAACGCAGAATACGAAGGAGGATATTAGTTTGTGCGTATTTCACGAACGGGGGTGACTACAATAATCACGATTTCCTCGATACTGCAGTGTATAGGGTTAGAAATGCATACCCAGAAAATATCCACCACCCCCGACTATTGGGTTATAGATATTGTTCGCTGTCCGTTTTGGGCGGCGAAATACCAGATTCGGGGAGTTTTACAGCACGGATAACCGCGTGGAACGGTAGATGCTGCCAAACGGTGCATCAAGGCGCACCCACCGGCCAAGACTCGACACTCGCAGGTGCCGCGGAATATCCATGGAGGCAGAGAACCCCGGAATTAGCCCCAAGTTGGTGCAGGCAAAAATCATCCGCATCGGGATTTCCACCGTCTGCCCATTGCCCTCAACCGTGACCACGGTCTGATTAAGCAGGCTGGGCGGCGGGCCCATGGGGCCGGAAAACTCCCGGGTCAGCTTCTGTCCCTGGTCCGAGAGCTCGCGCACTACCGTCACCGGCAGGGTATCTACCACGCTAAAGCCGGTCGCCGGGGGCAATGCGCCCGGCCACGACGCATCGCGGGACGGGCCGAGTTCCATAACGCCGGTACCATCGTGTTCCGCGAGCTGTTGCTCCAGCGTCTCCGCGGAGACCACTGCCCCATCGCGGGAGACTTTCCCCTGCACCCGCCGGGAGGCGACAACCTCGAAGGGGGTGGTGACGAAGGCGTCAACGACGTCATCGGCAAGCTGGCGCAGGCGCACCGATGCATTCGCGTCTACCCCAACTGCGCGCGCAAGAAGGGCCCGCAAGCCAGGTCCTCCGCTGCGAATTTCAAGCGACTCGGTGACCATGGCGTGCGGGCCCTACCTTTCTATATGTGCACTGTGCGCCGTTTAAGAGGCGCTCATCTGCAGAATATCTTTTTCCTCATCCGTAAGCGGGCGCGGGGTGTGCTTCTTCTTGTCAATGACTACCTGCACACAATTCACCGTGGCCGCTACCTCCCCTGCAGCGGTCTTGACCTGCTGGGAAGTGGTAAAGGACGACGAGCCGATGTGGGAAACGGTGGTTTCCACGATGACGTGGGCATTGCCCTCAAAGGGAATGGGGCGCATATAGTCCACGTCGAGATGGCGCACCAAGGCCATGAAATCGATGCCCTTGGCATAGATATTCTCCTTGGCAAAAGCCAAGCGTGCCTCCTGGGCAACCTCGATATAGTTGGCGTTCATCATGTGGCCGTACATATCGAAATCGCCCCAACGGGTGGGCACTTGGTGGGTATGTGCGTTATCGGTCGCCATCATTCTCCTCAGGATTATCGGGTGAGCTTGCGGTGAGTGACGCGAGAAGGACGGGCGGCGTCTTCTCCCAGACGCTCCACCTTGTTCTTCTCATAGTCACCAAAGTTACCCTCAAACCAGAACCATTGCCCCTCGGCAACGTTGCCTTCCCACGCCAGAATATGGGTACAGGTGCGGTCCAAGAACCAGCGGTCATGGGAAATAACAACGGCGC
The window above is part of the Corynebacterium accolens genome. Proteins encoded here:
- the pepN gene encoding aminopeptidase N encodes the protein MTSVNLTWEEAKNRSQMLNVDHYDVTLDLKHSDTHFLSTTTVRFSTQEAGSTFIDLRADKLHEVRLNGNPLPTQSYDPTYGIPLSGLQVADYTLEVTAEIPFSRTGEGLHRFVDPADNEVYLYTQFETADAKRVFACFDQPDLKATYSLHFKAPEEWTIITNGPVTREGDTSHSEIDYPLSTYLVALCAGPYHEVTDTWRGELTEHPEGKPAQKLEVPLGIYCRASLADSLDAERLFTETKQGFDFYHRNFGFPYPFGKYDQIFVPEFNAGAMENAGCVTLRDEYVFTSQATHYKYERRADTVLHELAHMWFGDLVTMQWWNDLWLNESFATWSAAISQAEETEYDTAWVTFANVEKSWAYQQDQLPTTHPISTDASDIETVEQNFDGITYAKGASVLKQLQAYVGRENFLAGVRRHFAAHAWGNATFDDLLRHLEEASGRDLSFWAQQWLRTTGINTLAVATAADDDGTITQAHLTQRGDTLRTHRVAVGLYSTQDGKVVRTERLEMDVEGKSTEILELVGRDLNDIDFILPNDDDLTYCLIDLDAGSLQFLLDNIEKFDDPMARTLCWSTAWEMTRAGTMRARDFIRLVARGMKAETELAVLERIVSQASTALKNYADPAWAKDSTVLAQALVDGARSTDAQRSIICTQALSRIRLHEPARDYLHDLLADSDDAGLRWFAVAALAAAGALADAEAAIAAQLKRDNSATGHYSSLRARAAIATADNKRAVWEEIVAGDLTNRELTSKLEGLNYPHSDDLLPTAEFFEVAEKIWDSQSSEVGLTTVTGLFPSWDITQDGLDRADAFLQKDLAGGLRRAITEQRDRVARALRNREVDAN
- a CDS encoding SDR family oxidoreductase gives rise to the protein MTNTTNVPEKIAVVTGATGGMGREIIKDLARDHHVYALGRSAEELPEAANITPVASDLVAGLDEGMQLPELERVDVLVHGAARATKFSVEEATPKDWRAHMDLNVHAPAEVTRALLPQLRKAEGTVVFINSGAGRKSYGDNVVYAATKHALYALADALRISEPGIRVSTVAPGPTDTPMLEGLQDYNPSEVIAPVEVARAIRTVVEAGPTTQLTEIQVRPRIELNLRKN
- a CDS encoding FAD/NAD(P)-binding protein, whose product is MATPAIAIVGMGPRGISILERLAARMDDSSSPVTVHLIDEAQHGAGRVWDTAQTKTLCMNTRAGAVTLFTEPGATVDAPVLEGPTQYEWIQLLRGEGDKVAPAKRELFAQHPPAPHVATEYRAELTATRPESNPTRALYGEYLRWVYDVVLARLPESISTVNHHHRVETITADGAADILHLDDGSQVRADATVLAYGWMAPRFNDEEQRLAESGLRWIAPGNPVEQDYEAIPASEDVLVRGLGMGFYDIMALTTIERGGRFVEDATTRSGLRYEASGKEPRFIVASGRGYPFHPKSEYNELPPTMPRRRLHGVIDKLQGAEDIDFDAQVWPAIARDSYEAYITTLERVNPEALLRPREEILAVIDATAPDDLGAALAPLVTLPWDMTDLMYQVAGFTGDISALTAHIADSLAGDIQEAAAGHDSPMKAALWSLSQSRKPASILGAEGRYTRESRTGRYAQFMSFGQMVGSGPPLFRVRQLLALVDAHLVHFLGDHPTLAIESDHFTLTSGPRSASAPTLVDAFMHKPDIRVAGDPLTRGLLEGGRVRPFADHGQDTGSPETDGATRRTVHPDGSLDERLHIVGIPTYAQWPDTTISPMPGTDPLMLQETDKTAGSLLKVAGGH
- a CDS encoding cystathionine gamma-synthase, with protein sequence MTEHSAHNLAKGFSSRSIHAGYHPDPHMGSINVPIYASTTFAQDGLAQLRGGFEYGRVANPTVRSLEKTLAALEGADYARVFATGMAAADTMVRILVRPGDHVILGNDSYGGSYRLLNDFTEWGVEMSIINTCDVDAVAAAVKDNTKLIWLETPTNPALNITDIAAVAKVKGNAQVLVDNTFATPYLQNPLALGADHVLHSTTKYLGGHSDVLGGAVVTNDPEVDEQLLYFQGNVGAVASPFDAYLTARGIKTLGVRMDRHCANAQKVAEFLQACPEVKQVRYPGLAEHPGHELAAQQMRGFGGMMSVRFHDPEHAKQICLNTRLICLAESLGGVESLIEHPQNMTHVSAEGSELVPPEDMVRISIGIEDIDDLLADLQQALDAL
- a CDS encoding mechanosensitive ion channel family protein; the encoded protein is MMSTNLFTMAQGAAEKKDDAVESVSSFWNDENVQLWLIERPIRIGLIIILAFIAHWALRHLINRLAKNSIKASTLKKPSRTRSRSGEDGQPDDTLRETREARRASRIKTLAGVGRSAVAIVVWVSAGIAILDELEVNVAPLIASAGVIGVALGFGAQELVRDFLSGIFMLIEDQYGIGDVIDLGNGVFGDVESISLRITTVRDIDGALWYVRNGEILQVANHSDEYSVARIQIPVGLSNDPEVAGEVIDKAVKDAVKDEKIRKMVLSTPRIDGMSKFEPDYVSFRVSTKTLPGRQWDVQRFVQSRVLNVMHAEGISTPYPHGIGIANPHKGDDA
- a CDS encoding globin, encoding MNSVYEAIGGTPTFERLVHGFYDQVKEDDVIGPMYPDQDWEGAEQRLTWFLIQYWGGPQHFSENRGHPRLRMRHATFPIDMEAHDRWLELMGKSLDSIEEDTIPPAYRTMIWDHMQRVAAMLINRAP
- the ald gene encoding alanine dehydrogenase; this translates as MRISVPKEIMNNESRVALTPTEVRTLVTDGHELFIESGAGVGASFPDEEYVEAGATIVDSADETWAKAELLLKVKEPLESEYQYLRSDLTVFTYLHLAADRPLTEALTEAKTTSIAYETVTDRRGTLPLLTPMSQVAGRLAVIEGSHHLLSTQGGRGLLVSGIPGTQPARVVVIGGGQVGASAVAMAHGLRAEVTVLDVDPHVLQRFDDQYAGGVRTLISDPSTLDKELEEADLVIGAVLIPGAAAPKLVREETVKKMKEGAVLVDVAIDQGGCFENSRKTSHDEPTFKVHDTLFYCVANMPGAVANTSARALASATLPYIRAVANDNLDAAIERFPGLRSGVMTRGGKLISEPVRQAFDWKD
- a CDS encoding acyl-CoA thioesterase, which encodes MMATDNAHTHQVPTRWGDFDMYGHMMNANYIEVAQEARLAFAKENIYAKGIDFMALVRHLDVDYMRPIPFEGNAHVIVETTVSHIGSSSFTTSQQVKTAAGEVAATVNCVQVVIDKKKHTPRPLTDEEKDILQMSAS